A section of the Terriglobia bacterium genome encodes:
- a CDS encoding HU family DNA-binding protein — MNKADLVERAAAAAGITKSQAGTAIDACVEGITASLKKGDRVTLVGFGTFSTSSRKARTGRNPQTGKPIKIAAKRVAKFSAGAELKKSVNKR; from the coding sequence ATGAACAAAGCCGATCTCGTTGAACGCGCCGCTGCTGCGGCCGGCATCACCAAGTCCCAGGCCGGCACTGCCATCGACGCTTGCGTGGAAGGCATCACCGCCTCCCTCAAGAAGGGCGACCGCGTCACCCTCGTGGGCTTTGGCACCTTCTCCACCTCGTCCCGCAAGGCCCGCACGGGACGCAATCCGCAAACCGGCAAGCCCATCAAGATCGCCGCCAAACGAGTGGCGAAATTCTCCGCTGGCGCTGAGCTGAAGAAATCTGTCAACAAGAGGTAA
- a CDS encoding PilZ domain-containing protein gives MARRREDRIKAELQVRVWGMTAEGRPFNEHLKTLDVSRFGARIAWSACPLKLGDIVGVQYQSEKARFRIAWIAANKSEFGVAVAEPGKSIWGPLPTPAASVSSLRAASAPPAAAPAPPAPPPRQQERRRHHRLPCQGGVQIRMPDGSTIWGTLSDISEGGCYVETAGALTMGTESELTLKVADMELRCRGKVRTSHPGIGAGISFTFLSAEARKQLNQLLDVLVGGATPAEAPAPTVEGKIDITSRVYKSAEELRVLETLMQSNTADVDPRILAEFRNAVDHARQAAWAVQTWIELRKQKRDPFSLMPLVEKRRIRHAIFLMQELLMDYQSLAVTVETEGFGDLKRAVTDFHRAIEK, from the coding sequence ATGGCGCGACGGCGCGAAGACCGCATTAAGGCCGAACTCCAGGTTCGGGTCTGGGGAATGACGGCAGAAGGCCGGCCCTTCAACGAGCACCTCAAGACGCTTGACGTCAGCCGCTTCGGCGCACGCATCGCCTGGTCGGCCTGTCCTCTGAAGCTGGGCGACATTGTCGGCGTGCAGTACCAGTCCGAGAAAGCGCGCTTCCGCATCGCTTGGATCGCGGCCAATAAATCCGAGTTCGGCGTTGCAGTTGCCGAGCCGGGAAAATCCATCTGGGGACCCTTGCCCACACCGGCCGCATCCGTCTCGTCACTTCGCGCGGCTTCAGCTCCGCCCGCCGCCGCACCTGCGCCCCCCGCCCCACCGCCGCGCCAGCAGGAGCGCCGTCGCCACCACAGGTTGCCCTGCCAGGGCGGGGTGCAGATCCGCATGCCCGACGGCTCGACGATCTGGGGGACCCTGTCCGATATCAGCGAAGGCGGCTGTTACGTCGAAACCGCCGGCGCCCTCACCATGGGTACCGAGTCGGAACTGACTTTGAAGGTCGCCGACATGGAACTCCGCTGCCGCGGAAAGGTCCGCACCTCCCACCCGGGGATCGGTGCTGGGATTTCCTTTACCTTCCTCAGCGCCGAGGCTCGCAAGCAGCTTAACCAGTTGCTCGATGTGCTGGTGGGGGGCGCCACCCCGGCCGAGGCTCCCGCCCCTACGGTCGAGGGAAAGATTGATATCACCAGCCGCGTCTATAAGAGCGCCGAGGAACTCCGCGTCCTCGAGACTCTCATGCAGAGCAACACGGCCGATGTCGACCCGCGCATTCTGGCCGAGTTCAGGAACGCGGTCGACCACGCCCGCCAGGCCGCCTGGGCCGTCCAGACCTGGATCGAGTTGCGCAAACAGAAGCGCGACCCCTTCTCGCTCATGCCCCTGGTCGAGAAGCGCCGCATCCGCCATGCCATTTTCCTCATGCAGGAGCTATTAATGGACTACCAATCCCTCGCCGTGACCGTCGAAACAGAAGGCTTCGGGGACCTGAAGAGGGCGGTCACCGATTTCCACCGCGCCATCGAGAAGTGA
- the dusB gene encoding tRNA dihydrouridine synthase DusB — protein sequence MRKHWTTPSPDRAPAQAPVPSCVRLGSVEIRPATVLAPMAGVTDTVFRRFIRNVNLTPHHDVLLSGEKSGCGLIMTEFTSADGVMRAKDKKAKRYLHFYEDEHPISAQLFGSDPQVLSDAARMVEGLGFDLVDLNLGCPAKKVVKCNGGSGLLRDLPRIGEIFKAVRAAVTIPFTVKFRAGWNDEEIICVELAKVAEDCGLDGVALHARTREQGYAGAARWEWIASVKDAVKIPVIGNGDIRSPEDACAMVAQTRCDAVMIGRTASSNPWIFRQIAQYTATGRYDVPAEADRYQMIRTYFGMLIDEGFPDAIGKMKQFASWFTHGVPGGAALRKGIYDSRTPEAVIEQVDRFFEPRLTSPAPAGHPVLPV from the coding sequence ATGCGGAAGCACTGGACCACCCCGTCCCCCGACCGCGCGCCCGCCCAGGCGCCCGTGCCCTCGTGTGTTCGCTTGGGCTCCGTCGAGATCCGCCCCGCCACCGTGCTTGCCCCCATGGCCGGCGTCACCGACACCGTCTTCCGCCGCTTCATCCGTAACGTCAACCTGACGCCGCACCACGACGTCCTGCTCTCCGGCGAAAAATCCGGATGCGGCCTCATCATGACCGAGTTCACCTCCGCCGACGGCGTCATGCGCGCCAAGGACAAGAAGGCCAAGCGCTACCTGCATTTCTACGAAGACGAGCACCCCATCTCCGCGCAGCTCTTCGGCTCCGACCCGCAGGTGCTTTCCGACGCCGCCAGGATGGTCGAGGGCCTCGGCTTCGACCTGGTGGACCTGAACCTCGGCTGCCCCGCGAAGAAGGTCGTGAAGTGCAACGGCGGCTCCGGACTGCTGCGCGACTTGCCGCGCATCGGCGAGATCTTCAAGGCCGTCCGCGCGGCGGTAACGATCCCGTTCACCGTGAAGTTCCGCGCCGGCTGGAACGACGAAGAGATTATCTGCGTCGAGCTGGCGAAGGTGGCCGAGGACTGCGGCCTCGACGGCGTCGCTCTTCATGCCCGCACCCGCGAGCAGGGATACGCCGGCGCCGCGCGCTGGGAGTGGATTGCCTCGGTCAAGGACGCGGTCAAGATCCCGGTCATTGGCAACGGCGATATCCGCTCCCCCGAGGACGCCTGCGCCATGGTCGCGCAGACTCGCTGCGACGCCGTAATGATCGGCCGCACCGCCTCCTCGAACCCCTGGATCTTCCGCCAGATCGCCCAGTACACCGCCACCGGCCGCTACGACGTCCCCGCGGAGGCCGACCGCTACCAGATGATCCGCACCTACTTCGGCATGCTGATCGACGAAGGCTTCCCCGACGCCATCGGCAAGATGAAGCAGTTTGCCTCCTGGTTCACCCACGGCGTGCCCGGCGGCGCCGCCCTGCGCAAAGGCATCTACGATTCCCGCACCCCGGAGGCCGTCATCGAACAGGTGGACCGCTTCTTCGAGCCGCGCCTCACCTCGCCCGCTCCCGCTGGTCATCCTGTTCTTCCGGTCTAA
- the gyrA gene encoding DNA gyrase subunit A, whose amino-acid sequence MPDDQNPQLPLNPPGDDGKTPPQGPGAANIQPINIEEEMRRSYLDYSMSVIIGRALPDVRDGLKPVHRRILYTMQLMGLYPNRATRKCARIVGDVMGKFHPHGNLAVYDALVRLAQTWSMRYPLVFGQGNFGSVDGDPPAADRYTESKLGAIAAALLEDLDKDTVDMQPNYDDNEIEPTVLPTKFPNLIVNGSDGIAVGMATKIPPHNLTEIVDATILLVNDPKTPLLRILEVVKGPDFPTGAYIYGKGGIAEAYKHGRGRFIMRAKAAIENLTKDRQAIIITEIPYQVNKARLIERIADLVNDKIVDDVSDIRDESDRDGMRIVIELKRGAQPEIILNQLYKHTAMQESFSMIFLAVVNGQPKELGLIAAIQHFIDHRVEVVRRRTAFLLMKAKEREHILEGYRIALDNLDAIIKLIRASQSRQDAKENLLAAKFKITDKEIVEKAGGREGKLTAKQADAILDLQLHRLTRLSADEILNELKDIRENIAEYESILASEKKLRGVIIKELEEIRKQYGDERRTQILDEAAEIQLEDLIQEEQVAVTVTHTGYLKRTPISTYRSQRRGGTGRKGAGVREEDFVEYLFIASTHAYLLIFTNTGRVYWLKVYEVPDVGAAGKGKHVSNLVALQPGESVRAMLPVRDLEEAGKHVFFATRQGTVKKTPLVDFSNVMSRGIIAIGIEKEDELVAAACTDGNQIIFLASHEGMSIRFDEEDVRPMGRPAYGVRGMDLDKKDYVIGMAVTAKQLANANGSGKAVTRAETKAKADAATAAGEELPPADKILSVTENGYGKRTPVDEYRLQSRGGKGVINVKTTERNGRVVSILLVSDQSEAMVISQYGKIIRIDTKEIREAGRSTQGVRLLSMEGGDKVAAAVVIPPEETNGNGNGTPSLIQ is encoded by the coding sequence ATGCCAGACGATCAGAACCCGCAGCTTCCCCTGAATCCCCCCGGTGATGATGGCAAGACTCCGCCGCAAGGTCCCGGCGCCGCCAACATTCAGCCCATCAACATCGAAGAGGAGATGCGGCGCAGCTATCTCGATTACAGCATGTCTGTGATCATCGGCCGCGCTCTCCCCGACGTTCGCGACGGCCTCAAGCCCGTCCATCGCCGCATCCTTTACACGATGCAGTTGATGGGGCTGTATCCGAACCGCGCGACGCGCAAGTGTGCGCGCATCGTCGGCGACGTGATGGGCAAATTCCATCCGCACGGCAATCTGGCGGTGTACGACGCGCTTGTGCGGCTGGCGCAGACGTGGAGCATGCGTTATCCACTGGTGTTCGGACAGGGAAACTTCGGCTCCGTCGACGGAGATCCGCCAGCGGCCGACCGTTACACCGAATCCAAGCTGGGGGCGATCGCCGCCGCGCTGCTCGAAGACTTGGACAAAGACACGGTCGACATGCAGCCCAACTACGACGACAATGAAATCGAGCCCACTGTTCTGCCGACCAAGTTCCCGAACCTTATCGTCAACGGTTCGGACGGCATCGCGGTCGGCATGGCCACCAAGATCCCGCCGCACAACCTCACCGAGATCGTGGACGCCACCATCCTGCTGGTCAACGACCCCAAGACCCCGCTTCTCAGGATCCTCGAAGTCGTGAAAGGCCCGGATTTTCCGACCGGGGCGTACATCTACGGCAAGGGCGGGATCGCGGAGGCGTACAAGCACGGGCGCGGGCGCTTCATCATGCGCGCCAAGGCCGCCATCGAGAACCTGACCAAGGACCGGCAGGCGATCATCATCACCGAGATCCCCTACCAGGTGAACAAAGCGCGGCTCATCGAGCGCATCGCCGACCTGGTCAACGACAAGATCGTGGACGACGTCAGCGACATCCGCGACGAATCCGACCGCGACGGCATGCGCATCGTCATCGAGCTCAAGCGCGGCGCCCAGCCCGAGATCATCCTCAACCAGCTCTACAAGCACACCGCGATGCAGGAGTCGTTCTCCATGATCTTCCTGGCGGTGGTGAACGGCCAGCCCAAGGAACTGGGGCTGATCGCGGCCATCCAGCACTTCATCGATCATCGCGTGGAAGTGGTGCGCCGCCGCACCGCGTTCCTGCTGATGAAGGCCAAGGAGCGCGAGCACATTCTGGAAGGCTACCGGATCGCGCTCGACAACCTCGACGCCATCATCAAGCTGATCCGCGCCTCGCAGTCGCGCCAGGACGCCAAAGAAAACCTGCTCGCCGCGAAGTTCAAGATCACCGACAAGGAGATCGTCGAGAAGGCCGGCGGGCGCGAAGGCAAGCTCACCGCCAAGCAGGCCGACGCCATCCTCGATCTGCAGTTACACCGTCTGACGCGGCTCTCCGCCGACGAGATCCTGAACGAGCTGAAGGACATCCGCGAAAACATCGCGGAGTACGAATCCATCCTGGCCAGCGAGAAGAAGCTGCGCGGCGTCATCATCAAGGAGCTGGAGGAGATCAGGAAACAGTACGGCGACGAGCGCCGCACCCAGATCCTCGACGAAGCCGCCGAGATCCAGCTCGAAGACCTGATCCAGGAAGAGCAGGTCGCGGTCACGGTGACGCACACCGGCTACCTGAAGCGCACGCCCATCTCCACCTACCGCTCACAGCGGCGCGGCGGGACGGGGCGCAAGGGCGCCGGCGTCCGCGAAGAGGATTTCGTCGAGTACCTGTTCATCGCCTCCACCCACGCCTACCTGCTCATCTTCACCAACACCGGGCGGGTGTACTGGCTGAAGGTGTACGAGGTGCCGGACGTGGGCGCCGCCGGCAAGGGCAAGCACGTGTCGAACCTGGTGGCACTGCAGCCGGGCGAGTCGGTGCGCGCCATGCTGCCGGTGCGCGACCTCGAGGAAGCGGGCAAGCACGTCTTCTTCGCCACCCGCCAGGGCACGGTCAAGAAGACGCCGCTGGTGGACTTCAGCAACGTGATGTCACGCGGCATCATCGCCATCGGCATCGAGAAGGAGGACGAGCTGGTCGCGGCCGCCTGCACCGACGGCAACCAGATCATCTTCCTGGCCTCGCACGAGGGCATGAGCATCCGCTTCGACGAAGAGGATGTCCGCCCCATGGGACGTCCCGCCTACGGCGTGCGCGGCATGGACCTGGACAAGAAGGATTACGTCATCGGCATGGCAGTCACCGCCAAGCAACTGGCCAACGCCAATGGCAGCGGCAAGGCCGTCACCCGCGCCGAGACCAAGGCCAAGGCCGACGCCGCCACCGCCGCCGGCGAAGAGCTGCCCCCAGCCGACAAGATCCTCTCGGTCACCGAGAACGGCTACGGCAAGCGCACCCCGGTGGACGAGTACCGCCTGCAATCGCGCGGCGGCAAGGGCGTCATCAACGTCAAGACCACGGAGCGCAACGGGCGCGTGGTGTCCATCCTGCTGGTCAGCGACCAGTCGGAGGCCATGGTCATCAGCCAGTACGGCAAGATCATCCGCATCGACACCAAGGAGATCCGCGAAGCCGGCCGCTCCACCCAGGGCGTCCGCCTGCTCTCCATGGAAGGTGGGGACAAGGTCGCCGCCGCCGTCGTCATCCCCCCGGAGGAAA
- a CDS encoding ATP-binding protein has protein sequence MQTPQHANTGRAGGPGESGGARRVTRCDCVVGARAQKLLERARIPARYEHCELTNYATDFPGQHPSQQKARVMAEKFVEEYPLDEHMGLLFIGDIGVGKTHLAVGILKELIRRKGVLGLYYDYRELLKEIQNSFNPQVQTTEMQVLQPVFGAEVLLLDELGAVKPTEWVWDTVSHILNQRYNEKLTTIITTNFPDQPAAKARSGSVSDAEVAKAAAREGSLGDRIGERLRSRLHEMCKKVEMSGDDFRKKYRSASFR, from the coding sequence ATCCAGACACCCCAGCACGCCAACACCGGGCGTGCCGGGGGCCCCGGTGAGTCGGGCGGGGCACGGCGGGTGACCCGCTGCGACTGCGTAGTGGGCGCGCGGGCGCAGAAGCTGCTGGAACGTGCGCGGATCCCGGCGCGGTACGAGCATTGCGAGTTGACGAATTACGCGACCGATTTCCCGGGCCAGCACCCGAGCCAGCAGAAGGCAAGGGTGATGGCGGAGAAGTTCGTTGAGGAATACCCTCTCGACGAGCACATGGGCCTGCTCTTCATCGGGGACATCGGCGTGGGGAAGACCCACCTAGCCGTCGGAATCCTCAAGGAACTGATCCGGAGAAAGGGCGTCCTCGGTCTTTATTACGACTACCGCGAGCTGTTGAAGGAGATCCAGAACTCTTTCAACCCTCAGGTACAGACGACCGAGATGCAGGTGCTCCAGCCGGTGTTTGGCGCCGAGGTGTTGTTGCTGGATGAGCTAGGGGCGGTGAAACCGACGGAGTGGGTCTGGGATACGGTCAGTCACATTCTTAACCAGCGGTACAACGAGAAGTTGACGACGATCATCACCACAAACTTCCCCGACCAGCCAGCGGCAAAGGCTAGGAGCGGTAGCGTTTCCGATGCGGAGGTTGCAAAAGCTGCGGCACGGGAGGGATCGCTAGGCGACCGGATCGGAGAACGCCTACGGTCTCGTCTTCATGAAATGTGTAAGAAGGTCGAAATGTCGGGAGACGACTTCCGGAAGAAGTACCGGTCTGCCAGCTTTCGTTAA
- the rpmE gene encoding 50S ribosomal protein L31 — MKAGIHPAYHEVRVHCACGNTFTTRSTHKGEIHLEICSNCHPFFTGKQKLVDTAGRVERFRRKYAKVEQK, encoded by the coding sequence ATGAAGGCTGGCATCCATCCCGCTTACCACGAAGTCCGCGTACACTGCGCCTGCGGCAACACCTTTACCACCCGCTCGACCCATAAGGGCGAGATCCACCTGGAGATCTGCTCCAACTGCCATCCCTTCTTCACCGGCAAGCAGAAGCTCGTGGACACCGCCGGCCGCGTCGAGCGCTTCCGCCGCAAATACGCCAAAGTCGAACAGAAGTGA